The Candidatus Reconcilbacillus cellulovorans genome segment GTCGCCAACAACACGCGCAGACGCCACCACGTGCCGTGCGAAAACACGGACTGGTTCAATTACGGCGGCATCTACCGCGACGTCGAGCTGATCCGGCTGCCGGAGACGTTTATCAGGGACATGTTCATTCGGCTCGTGCCCGACGGTTGTTTCGATAAAATCGCCGTTGATCTGGAAACGGACGGGCCGGACGCGGACGGCGAGGCGCTCGTCCTCATTCCTGAACTCGGCGTCCGCCGGCCGGTCGAGGTCCGCGCCGGGCGGGGATCGGCCGTCATCGAAGCCCGGCCGGAGCTGTGGAGTCCCGACCGGCCGAAGCTGTACGAAGTGCGCGTCTACTACCGCGACGACGCGATCCGCGAGACGATCGGCTTCCGCGAAATCCGCGTCGACGGCCGCGACATTTTACTGAACGGTCGGCCGATCTTTCTCAAAGGCGTCTGCGCGCACGAAGAAAGCGTCACCGGCGGCAAAACGCTGACCGAAGCGGAGATCATCGAAAATTTCCGGATCGCCAAGGAAATGAACTGCAACTTCATGCGCCTGGCGCATTACCCGCATTCCGAACGGGCGGCCCAGCTCGCCGACGAAATCGGGCTTTTGCTCTGGGAAGAGATCCCCGTCTACTGGGCGATCGACTTCGGCAACGAGCGGACGTACCGCGACGCGGAAAACCAGCTGACCGAGCTGATCAAGCGCGACCGCAACCGCGCGAGCGTCGTCGTCTGGTCGGTCGGCAACGAAAACGCCGACACCGACGCGCGGCTTTCGTTCATGAGCCGCCTGGCACGCAAAGCCAAAGAACTCGACCCGACGCGCCTCGTCTCCGCCGCGTGTATGCTCGACCACGAGCGGCACCTCATCGCCGATCGATTGGTCGGGGAACTCGATATTATCGGCGTCAACGAATATTACGGCTGGTACCGACCGGATTTCGAAAACCTCGTGCAGTTGTTCGAGAACAGCCAGCCCGACAAACCCGTCGTCATCACCGAATTCGGCGCCGACGCCAAGGCCGGCCACCGCGGCACGGCGGACGACCTCGGCACGGAAGACT includes the following:
- a CDS encoding glycosyl hydrolase family 2; its protein translation is MKPAANYEDAIHNSSYDELYLSRLITHESMIFDRGRAKESLNGLWNFSVDPYDTCLRAKWFEEKDRDDTGRPLPVDYAFDLWERMPVPSCWNMRSERYFLYEGSAVYTRTFRYVRRGERRVFLKFGAVNYDAKVFLNRQYLGCHLGGSTPFYVEVTDLLQENNRLLVVANNTRRRHHVPCENTDWFNYGGIYRDVELIRLPETFIRDMFIRLVPDGCFDKIAVDLETDGPDADGEALVLIPELGVRRPVEVRAGRGSAVIEARPELWSPDRPKLYEVRVYYRDDAIRETIGFREIRVDGRDILLNGRPIFLKGVCAHEESVTGGKTLTEAEIIENFRIAKEMNCNFMRLAHYPHSERAAQLADEIGLLLWEEIPVYWAIDFGNERTYRDAENQLTELIKRDRNRASVVVWSVGNENADTDARLSFMSRLARKAKELDPTRLVSAACMLDHERHLIADRLVGELDIIGVNEYYGWYRPDFENLVQLFENSQPDKPVVITEFGADAKAGHRGTADDLGTEDCQLDVYRRQVGVLSRIPYVKGTSPWILYDFRCPRRLHPVTQNFYNTKGLLSADKTYRKPAFYVMQRFYAEREERAAGGKGSASALE